The DNA segment GACATGAGATACATGGGCGTGGAAGCCCGGATGGTTGTTACGTCATAGGTTTCCAGATAGTAGATCACATCGCGGATGGCATCGAGGCCTTCCTGCAGCGTAAAATGAATCTCATGGTGAACCGTGCCGATATGATCGGCCACCTTTCGGGCGGCTGCCAGGTCGGGCGACCCTTCGAGACCTACGGCAAAAGAGTGAAGTTGTGGCCACCAGGCATCCTGGACATTGCCGCTCTCAACCCTTTTGGAAGCGAATTTTTTGGCCACCGCGGAAACGATCGAACTGTCCAGTCCACCCGAAAGCAATACACCATAGGGAACATCCGACATAAGTTGTCTTTGAACCGCATTTTCAAGTGCCTCACGCAAGGCTTTGATATCGGTCTCATTGTCTTTTACCGCCTCGAAATCTTCCCAGTCGCGGCTATACCATTGGTGAAGTTTGCCGTCATCCGAAGTCATGTAGTGACCGGGCGGGAAGAGTTCTATCTGGTTGCACACGCCTTCCAGGGCTTTCAGTTCGGAAGCCACATAGAAGTTGCCTTCCTGATCCCGTCCCATATAAAGCGGAATGATACCCATATGATCACGGGCAACCATGTAAAAGTCTTTTTCTTCGTCGTAGAGTGCGAATGCGAAAATGCCGTTCAGGTCTTCCAGGAAATCGGGTCCCTTTTCTTTGTAGAGTGCCAGGATCACTTCGCAATCCGATTCCGTACTGAATGAATAGGGTTGTTGCAGCTGCTCCTTTAGCGCACGGTGATTGTATATCTCACCATTCACTGCCAGGACCTGCTTTCCGTCCAGACTGTACAATGGTTGTCGTCCTGAAGACGGATCAACAATGGCCAGTCGCTCATGGGCCAGGATGGCCTTATCGCCAAAGTAAAATCCGGACCAGTCCGGACCTCTGTGGCGAATGCGTTTTGACATTTCCAATACCTGAGGTCGCAACGCCTGTGCGTCCTGCCTTAGGTCAAATACTCCAATGAATCCACACATGTTTAATCAGGTTGTCCACCCTCACCGCCGGCCGGCGGTGGGTGCGGCAGACGATGGGTGGGGTTAGCTATTATTATTAGAATTCACAATGTTGAAATTCACATTGTGGTTACCACCAAAGTTGCCGTTATGACGAAATTGCATTTTCATGATGCACAAAATTAAAGAATCTTTCTGAATTCTTTGCAACATTGGGTGACGACAATGCTAAAAAAATGTAAAGTGTTGGATATTGATGATACAATGATGTACCTTTATATCATCTGTTCCCTTCCCCGGTCATCACAGCATCTTTTTGTACATTAGCTGCCTCGTATATGACTAGAATCACGATCGTTTCCGCCCTCTGTCTTCTGACGTTTCTGCGTGCCCAGGCCAATGGAATAGAAGCCTTTTTCAGTTATACGACCTTTTACTCACAAGAGGAAGGACCCTACGTGGAAACCTATATTACCATGCTGGGTGAAACAGCCCAATATATGGAGAGCGCATCAGGGAATTGGTATGCTGAAGTGAAAGTGAAAACAATCATCACCGGATTCGGCAGGGATGTTTATCTCGACCGGCATGTTTTAAGAAGTCCTCCTGTAGCCAATGAAAAGGATGCCAAGCCTAATTTTCTGGACATGCAGCGCATTCCCCTGGCCAATGGTACATATGAGGTGACGATCACCATTCAGGATTTGCACAGTGATAAAGAACCACAAACCACATCGTTCAATGTTACCGTGGATTGCCCTGCCGATGAGGTATTTATTTCCGATATAGAATTGGTCGATAGCTATGAAGAAGCCATAGGCCCACCTTCTGATTTTACAAAAAGCGGCCTGGAGATGATTCCCTATGCCATGGACTACTACCCGGAATCCATCGATAAGATCACCTATTACGCTGAAATTTATCATACGGATGCCATTCTCGGTGCCGGTCAGCGGTACCTGGCCAATATTTACATTGAATCCGACCAAACCCGAGCACCCATGGCCAATCTGAGCAGGTTTAAGAAACAGGTGACCGCACCGACCAATGCATTGTTCGGCGAGTTTCCACTGGATAAGGTGTACTCCGGAGACTTTCACCTGGTGATCGAGGTTCGGGATACTACAAATCAATTATTGGCCATTACAAAACGTTACTTTCAGCGCAGTCAGCCGGCCGTTTCAACGACCATGGCCGACGTGGAGAGTACGGATATAACGCTATCGTTCGCCACCACCTTCCATTCGAAGGATACGTTGATCGATTATATCCGCTCGCTTCGTCCGATATCCAATGAACGGGACCTGGTCTTTGCCGATAATGCTATTGCTTCGGATGATATCGAATTAATGCAAAAGTATTTTCACAGCTTCTGGTTGTCAAGAAATCCGGAAGATCCGGCCAAAGCGTGGAAGGAATATAAAGTAAAGGTGGATGAGGTAAACGAGAAGTTTGGAACCCGGTTGTCCAAAGGTTATGATACCGATCGTGGCAGGGTATACCTCCAATACGGTGCCCCGAATTCCATCGCCAAAAGTTACAATGAGCCGAGTGCATACCCCTACGAGATATGGCACTACTACATGTTAGGGGCACAACCAAACAGAAGGTTCATTTTTTATAATCCTGACCTGGTAACAGACGAATTTGCACTTCTTCATTCTGACGCAAAAGGGGAAGTATTCAACAGCCAATGGGAACAGGTGATACATAAGCGTACCACACCCATGGGTAACCTCGACGACCAGGGAAGCCCGGGTCATATGGGTGGCCGCTCGAGTGATTTGTACAGAAATCCGCGATGAGTATTGGATATTACCTTGTTCTGATGCTCCTTTATCCGCTTTCCGTTCTGCCGGACCCGGTGAAATGGCAATTCTCCCGACTGATCGGTTTTGTGCTTGCCCATGTGGTGAGATACCGGCGTTCGGTCATCACCACCAATCTCAGGAATGCCTTTCCGGAGAAAGATACGGCATGGCTTCATCGACTAATGGTTGACTATTACCGGCATATGGGCATATTGTTCATGGAGGTGATCGGGCAGCTGTCTTTTTCCGAAGCGTATTTTGAGCGTCATGTCAAAATCACCAATCTACAATTATTAAAAGACCTGCACGATTCCGGAAGGAGTGTGATCGTGGTGATGGGGCATCATGGTAACTGGGAATTGGCAGCTTTGCTTCTGGCCCAGTCCACACCCTTTGAATCATACGCCATTTATAAACCCTTATCCAGTCAGGTAGCGGACAGGCTATTTGCGAAGCTACGTTCAAGGTTCAGGGCCGGATTGGTGAAGATGCGGGATACGTCCCGTCATATGCTTGCCACACGAGACCGGCAGCAAGCGGTGCTGTTCGTTTCCGATCAGACACCTTTAAAAAGTGAAGCATCTTTCTGGACCACATTTCTTCATCAGGATACACCTGTTTATCTTGGTGCCGAGAAAATGGCAAAAAAAATGAATCTCCCGGTTGTCTTTCTGGATATGCGACGTGTGAAGCCCGGGTATTATGATGTGACGTTTTCTCTGATTACCGATCAACCCGGGGAAACAACCACCCATGAAATAACCGAACGTCATACGGCAATGCTGGAAGAATCCATCAGACAGCAGCCGGAAACCTGGCTATGGTCGCACAGGCGATGGAAGCATAAGCGTTCCGAAAAAGATGTAAGCCATGGATAGGGTCGCGGTGGTCATCCTTAACTGGAACGGCAGACATCTGATGGAGCGCTTTCTGCCCTCTGTAATACAGTTCAGTAAAGACGCTTCGGTGGTAGTGGCAGATAACGCATCGTCAGATGATTCAGTTGAATGGCTTGGGAAGAGATATCCTCAAATTCGGGTTATCCGTCACAGTAAAAACCTTGGCTTCACCGAAGGTTATAACCAGGCCTTGAAAGAGGTCAATGCCAAACACTACGTTTTATTGAATTCCGATGTAGAGGTGACGGAAGGGTGGCTGGATCACATGCTTGCAAAGATGGAAGAGGACTCTACCATCGCCGCCTGTCAGCCTAAATTATTAAAGGAGGCGGAGCGGACACAATTTGAATATGCCGGTGCCGGGGGAGGTTATATTGACCGTTATGGCTTTCCTTTTTGTCGGGGCAGGATTTTTCAAAGTATTGAGCGTGACCATGGCCAGTTCGATGATCAGGTTGAGGTTTTCTGGGCAAGTGGCGCGTGTATGATGATCCGTTCTGAACTTTTTCACCAAAGCGGTGGGTTCGATGCCTCATTCTTTGCCCACATGGAGGAGATTGATCTGTGCTGGCGCCTGAAACGAATGGGGTATACGATCTGGTACGTCGGAACATCAACCGTTTATCATGTGGGTGGAGCCACCTTGCAAACCAACAGTCCGCGTAAGACATATCTGAACTTCCGGAATAACCTGAGCATGATGTTTAAGAATCTGCCTGCCCGGGGTCTTTTTCGGAGTATGTTCATCAAAATGGTGTTGGATGGCATCGCCAGTGTCAAATTCTTTGCAGAAGGACATGTGCGTAGTGCCTGGGCGGTTTTCAGAGCCCATGTCTACTTTTATTCCCATTTATCTACCCTGAAAAGGAACCGAAGGGAGGTCAGGGAAATATCTGAAAAAGAAGAGGTGAGTGCTATCTATAACGGCAGTGTGGTTGTTGCGCATTACGGAAAGAGAAAACACCGGTTCAAAGACCTTGATCAGGACCGGATGACAGCTTCCTAGCTTCTGAAGCTTTCGACACCCAGACGATAGGAATCCAGTCCGAATCCGCAAATGGTACCCTTGCACACAGATGCGATCAGACTCTCATGGCGAAAGGATTCGCGTGCATATACATTGGAGATATGTATCTCTATGACGGTGGTTTTGATTGCTGATATGGCATCCCTGATGGCAACGGATGTATGTGTATAGGCGCCTGCATTCAACAGGATTCCATCACTATTGAAGCCTACTTCTTGAAGTTTATTCACCAGTTCACCTTCCACATTGCTTTGAAAGTAGCTGAACGTAATATCAGGGTACCTGCTTTCGAGTGTTTCCAGATACGCTTCAAAAGAAGTGTTTCCGTAGACATCAGGTTCCCTTTTACCGAGAAGATTCAGGTTCGGGCCGTTGATAATGGCGATTTCCATGCGGCGAAAATACGAAAAATTAGATGTGCCTGTGGTTAGGCCAATGCTGAGGGGGGATCAGAAGATGACAATCTCCTTTTTCTTGTATTGCTTCTTCTTTGTTTCGTCCTTGCTTCTTACCACTTTGGTTTTGTATTCGGTCTCAATGAGCGTTTCGACCAACTCCTCTTCCTGTTCGGATAAACCTAATTCGCCCAGTTCCCTTAACCGGGCATCTTTAGTGTTCTCAGGAATCTCTTGCTGTAAAACGTCGGAGTCAGGTGTATTCTCCGGATTTCTTTTATGCGAAGTATTCTCCTTCCATTGGTAATAAGCCATTCCTCCTGTCAGGGTCATGGCCACGGCCAATAATGTTGCTAGTTTTGTCATCCCACCTTAGAACTTAACAAAAACAAAAGGAAATAAATAATCTGAAATTAGCTCTGAGACCGGCCAAATGTAGTATAACTTCTACAAGTTACCAAATTATTAAGACGAAAATCCAAATGGGGTTTTCAACATTTTTGGCATCGGACAATCCATATCTTTGTGAGTATGAACATTGGAAATAATAGAAAGACACTGGTTCTGGGTGCGAGTCCAAACCCGGAGCGCTATGGCTATAAAGCTGTGCAAAAGTTGGCTGAGGCTGATATTCCGGTAGTGGCGGTAGGAACACGTCCCGGTCAGATCGGGTCGGTGACAATCCGAACGGATCAGCCAAAGGAAACGGGTGTTGATACCGTAAGCCTGTACGTGGGACCTGCCCATCAGCCCGATCTGTACGAATACATCCTGTCGCTCAAACCCCGGCGGATCATTATGAACCCTGGTACAGAAAACCCTGAACTGATGGAGTTGGCGAATAAAGCTGGTATTGAAGTAGAGGTGGCCTGTACACTTGTTCTGCTTGCCACAAAGCAGTTTTGAACAAATCCATTGAGTGACTACCGGATTCTGATGTAAAAGGAATGCGGTGTGTTTACCGGTTCTCCATTGGTACGACCCGGATTCCATGCGGGCATTTGTTCTGTCAACAGGATGATCCTGGTGCTGCCTTTCGTAGATGTTGATACAACCACATTGGTTGGTTTACCATCCGTATTGATCACACAGCTGACTTTGATGCTATCAGGAAGTGTGGATGCGACAGTATCCAACCGATTGCGGTAATAGTTTTGGAGTGCTTCATCCCCTCCGGGGTATGTCGGCGTATTTTCTGTAGTCCAATGGTATGTGATGTCCGCATCGGTGGCAGCAGCGGGTTCGGTTAAATGGCTTCGGAGCTCCTCGGCTTTTTTATCTTCCGTCAGGATCGCCCCGGACCGGGTGTTCTTCTGCTCAATTACCTCGTCCTTTCGTTTGCTTTCCTTAAGCATAACATCTGGCTTCTCTTCAAGATCAAACCCATCATTAGCTTCTGTTTCTTCAGAAATAACAAGTTTATCACCTTCCATTTGTGCCGGCACAGGCGCTGCGTTTCCGGCCATGTCATCGCTTTTGTACTCATCATTGAGCGTAACATTCAATTTTTTCATGACCTCCGGTTTTGTATTGCCGGAAGTTGCAGCTACCCCAAACTGCTGCGCACTCTCCTGCGGGGTTGAGGTTGCTTGGCTTTCTGTTTCCCTTTCTCTGTTCTCAGCAATTTGTTCCGTTGAAGAAAACAGTTGTGAAGATTCGGAGTCCTGATCGGATTCTGCCTGTTCATTCAGAACACCCACATCATCACTACCATTATTGTTCTTCACCCGAGAATCCGGTTGTTTTTTAAATTCAGCGATTTGCTCAGAGGAGGTGTTATTTTCACCGGAACCGATCCACCAGAGTGCTGCACCTGTACAGCATACCAATGCAACTGCTGCGGCATATCGCAGCCAGGATCTTTGCATCGGAACGACCCTGCCACCGGCACTGTGAGATGATATCGCGGCAGAGATGTCATCAAGCAGCTGCTCCGGCTCTTTTATCAGGGCGAGTCCTTCAACCGTATCCTGACACATCTCACAATCCACCAGGTGTCTTTCCACGGCATGCTGCTCCGGGCCGTGCATTTTTCCAGCCGCATATGCGTGCAGGACATCATCCGCCGGACAGGCCTCGTCGGCCAGCCACTGTGCTTGTATGTCTTTGCTATTCATCCTGGCGTATATGTTCCAGAAGATTCTTCAAATTCCGTTTTCCGTTCTGTATATAACTCTTTACTTTTTTCAGAGGGTATCCCGTTTCATGGGCGACTTCCTGGTACGATTTTTCTTCAAGATAGAACTTTCTCACGCATACCGACTGCTCCTCTGACAACTGATCGATCGCCTTTTCCAGTTCACCGATCTCATCCTCCAATACCTCCTTGTCTGTGAGATGCATGCTCGATGGATTTTCCATAAGGGCAGGTTCTCCAAAAACAACTTCCGCATCCACATGGCGTATGTCTTTGTTTCGCCGCAGGATCATCAGGCAATGATTCTTCACCACCATGTACAACCAACTCTTAAAATAAGCGATGGTGTGTTTGTGTACTTTCTCTCCCAGGGAATGATAGATATCCATCATCGCGTCCCTTGCGTCTTCCTCATTCTTCAGATACTTCATGCACACACCAATGACCATTGTCCTGTATCTCAGATAAAGATCAGCCAGCAATTTTTCGTTGCCATGATTCCTGTATGCTTCAAGAATCTCCGCGTCGCTCTGTGTGGATGACATGTCCGTCAAGGGTTCTGCGGTGTCAAGTTAAGCAATTCGTTTGTAGCTCCATAACCACCTTGATTATCCCGTCCGACTTCAAATTTGTGATTAATTATTTATCTTGCGCATCATATTCAATTGAAAATGGGAAAGGCAATCAAGGTTATTTTATTGGCATTTTTAGCGGTGTTGGTTGTATTTCTGATCCTGACACCATTTGTCAAGACCAAGCGTAAGGTCGTTCGTTCCGTTGAGATCAACGTTCCTGCCGAGCGGGTGTTTGAGCTCATTAATAATCCCCGTAACTGGGCGAAGTGGGCTGCGGTAGACAGCCGGTGTACGGATACAAAATATTACTATAGTGGCAATGTAGAAGGACGGGATGCAAGGCTCAGCGCTGAAAGTGAAACATGTGGCAATACCGAATATGTGATCACCAAAAGCACGCCCAATGAAATGGTGGCCTTTGACATCTTTATTGAAAGCTCCGGTCTGGTGGGCAAAGGATCCATTACCATCGATCCTGCCAAAGAAGGCGTAAAGGTCGATTTTATCGACATTTGGGATCTCGGTGATCTGGCATTTCACAAACGCCTTTTTGCCGTCATGATGTTTGATTCCATGGTGGGTGGAAGTCTGGAAAGATCTGCCCAGGGACTAAAAAGTCTGGCGGAAAGCAATCAACTTTAAAATTTCAAACGGGCCGAAGGAACCGTATGTTCGTCTGCCCATTCTCCTCTCAGGTATTTCAGGTACCCGGCAATAGCTATCATGCCCGCATTGTCCGTGCAGTATTGAAAGGCGGGTATATACGCTTGCCATCCCAGTTGCTCAGCCATCCGTTTGAATTGTTCCCGCAGGTATGAGTTCGCACTCACACCACCGGCGATAGCTACGTGCTCCAATCCCAAGCCAACAGTGGCCTTTTCAAATTTCTTCAGTAAAATATCCGTGATGGTATGTTGTATGGATGCGCACAGGTCCGCCATGTGTTTTTGTCTGAAGTCCGGGTCTTTCTTCAACTCATTTTGAAGGAAATAAAGGATCGATGTCTTCAGTCCGCTGAAACTAAAGTCATATCCTGGCATCTGTGGTTGGGCAAAGGTAAAGGCATGTGGATTGCCTTCACGGCCATATTTGTCTACCAATGGCCCGCCCGGATAAGGCAGGTCAAGCATACGTGCGGCTTTGTCAAAGGCTTCACCTGCCGCATCGTCTTTGGTTTCCCCGATGACTTTAAGTGTATAATCTTTCCCAACTTCAACCAACTGGGTGTGCCCACCGGAGACCGTGAGGCATAAGAAAGGTACAGGGGGAATCGGGCTTCCATCATTAATTAGGTGTGCCAGTACGTGCGCTTCCATGTGATTGACGGCCACCATGGGGATCTGCA comes from the Flavobacteriales bacterium genome and includes:
- the tsaD gene encoding tRNA (adenosine(37)-N6)-threonylcarbamoyltransferase complex transferase subunit TsaD gives rise to the protein MKDIVLLAIESSCDDTSAAISINDKILANVVAVQQVHEEYGGVVPELASRAHMQHIVPTVDAALKKAGITKDRLDGIAFTAGPGLLGSLMVGVSFAKSMAQGLQIPMVAVNHMEAHVLAHLINDGSPIPPVPFLCLTVSGGHTQLVEVGKDYTLKVIGETKDDAAGEAFDKAARMLDLPYPGGPLVDKYGREGNPHAFTFAQPQMPGYDFSFSGLKTSILYFLQNELKKDPDFRQKHMADLCASIQHTITDILLKKFEKATVGLGLEHVAIAGGVSANSYLREQFKRMAEQLGWQAYIPAFQYCTDNAGMIAIAGYLKYLRGEWADEHTVPSARLKF
- the asnB gene encoding asparagine synthase B; amino-acid sequence: MCGFIGVFDLRQDAQALRPQVLEMSKRIRHRGPDWSGFYFGDKAILAHERLAIVDPSSGRQPLYSLDGKQVLAVNGEIYNHRALKEQLQQPYSFSTESDCEVILALYKEKGPDFLEDLNGIFAFALYDEEKDFYMVARDHMGIIPLYMGRDQEGNFYVASELKALEGVCNQIELFPPGHYMTSDDGKLHQWYSRDWEDFEAVKDNETDIKALREALENAVQRQLMSDVPYGVLLSGGLDSSIVSAVAKKFASKRVESGNVQDAWWPQLHSFAVGLEGSPDLAAARKVADHIGTVHHEIHFTLQEGLDAIRDVIYYLETYDVTTIRASTPMYLMSRVIKSMGVKMVLSGEGADELFGGYLYFHKAPDAQAFHEETVRKLKKLNLYDCLRANKSLAAWGVEGRVPFLDKEFMDVAMRINPKDKMINKERMEKWVLRKAFEDYLPESVAWRQKEQFSDGVGYSWIDTLKHVASEQVTDEQLANAKYRFPVNPPMSKEEYHYRSIFAEHFPSDAAASTVPSVPSVACSTPEALAWDESFRNTNDPSGRAVKNVHLEAYKTEEPQA
- a CDS encoding lysophospholipid acyltransferase family protein, with the translated sequence MSIGYYLVLMLLYPLSVLPDPVKWQFSRLIGFVLAHVVRYRRSVITTNLRNAFPEKDTAWLHRLMVDYYRHMGILFMEVIGQLSFSEAYFERHVKITNLQLLKDLHDSGRSVIVVMGHHGNWELAALLLAQSTPFESYAIYKPLSSQVADRLFAKLRSRFRAGLVKMRDTSRHMLATRDRQQAVLFVSDQTPLKSEASFWTTFLHQDTPVYLGAEKMAKKMNLPVVFLDMRRVKPGYYDVTFSLITDQPGETTTHEITERHTAMLEESIRQQPETWLWSHRRWKHKRSEKDVSHG
- a CDS encoding sigma-70 family RNA polymerase sigma factor, whose translation is MSSTQSDAEILEAYRNHGNEKLLADLYLRYRTMVIGVCMKYLKNEEDARDAMMDIYHSLGEKVHKHTIAYFKSWLYMVVKNHCLMILRRNKDIRHVDAEVVFGEPALMENPSSMHLTDKEVLEDEIGELEKAIDQLSEEQSVCVRKFYLEEKSYQEVAHETGYPLKKVKSYIQNGKRNLKNLLEHIRQDE
- a CDS encoding glycosyltransferase family 2 protein, giving the protein MDRVAVVILNWNGRHLMERFLPSVIQFSKDASVVVADNASSDDSVEWLGKRYPQIRVIRHSKNLGFTEGYNQALKEVNAKHYVLLNSDVEVTEGWLDHMLAKMEEDSTIAACQPKLLKEAERTQFEYAGAGGGYIDRYGFPFCRGRIFQSIERDHGQFDDQVEVFWASGACMMIRSELFHQSGGFDASFFAHMEEIDLCWRLKRMGYTIWYVGTSTVYHVGGATLQTNSPRKTYLNFRNNLSMMFKNLPARGLFRSMFIKMVLDGIASVKFFAEGHVRSAWAVFRAHVYFYSHLSTLKRNRREVREISEKEEVSAIYNGSVVVAHYGKRKHRFKDLDQDRMTAS
- the aroQ gene encoding type II 3-dehydroquinate dehydratase, which translates into the protein MEIAIINGPNLNLLGKREPDVYGNTSFEAYLETLESRYPDITFSYFQSNVEGELVNKLQEVGFNSDGILLNAGAYTHTSVAIRDAISAIKTTVIEIHISNVYARESFRHESLIASVCKGTICGFGLDSYRLGVESFRS
- a CDS encoding CoA-binding protein is translated as MNIGNNRKTLVLGASPNPERYGYKAVQKLAEADIPVVAVGTRPGQIGSVTIRTDQPKETGVDTVSLYVGPAHQPDLYEYILSLKPRRIIMNPGTENPELMELANKAGIEVEVACTLVLLATKQF
- a CDS encoding SRPBCC family protein encodes the protein MGKAIKVILLAFLAVLVVFLILTPFVKTKRKVVRSVEINVPAERVFELINNPRNWAKWAAVDSRCTDTKYYYSGNVEGRDARLSAESETCGNTEYVITKSTPNEMVAFDIFIESSGLVGKGSITIDPAKEGVKVDFIDIWDLGDLAFHKRLFAVMMFDSMVGGSLERSAQGLKSLAESNQL
- a CDS encoding GWxTD domain-containing protein, producing MTRITIVSALCLLTFLRAQANGIEAFFSYTTFYSQEEGPYVETYITMLGETAQYMESASGNWYAEVKVKTIITGFGRDVYLDRHVLRSPPVANEKDAKPNFLDMQRIPLANGTYEVTITIQDLHSDKEPQTTSFNVTVDCPADEVFISDIELVDSYEEAIGPPSDFTKSGLEMIPYAMDYYPESIDKITYYAEIYHTDAILGAGQRYLANIYIESDQTRAPMANLSRFKKQVTAPTNALFGEFPLDKVYSGDFHLVIEVRDTTNQLLAITKRYFQRSQPAVSTTMADVESTDITLSFATTFHSKDTLIDYIRSLRPISNERDLVFADNAIASDDIELMQKYFHSFWLSRNPEDPAKAWKEYKVKVDEVNEKFGTRLSKGYDTDRGRVYLQYGAPNSIAKSYNEPSAYPYEIWHYYMLGAQPNRRFIFYNPDLVTDEFALLHSDAKGEVFNSQWEQVIHKRTTPMGNLDDQGSPGHMGGRSSDLYRNPR